The genomic window ACTTCTGAAAGCGCTTGAGAATGTGGAGCCGGTTGACGCGAACGACCTGGGGATCGTAAGGCACCTCGAGATAGTCGAGAAACTCCTCCGCGGCCGAAAGGCGGCTCAAGTCGGCTAGAATGGGATCAATCATCCAGGTCCTCTTAGGGACGAAGCAGCAGGTGGCATGCCAACCTTTCTCTTTTTTCGAGCCTCCCAAGCGAGCGAGGCGTGTCGGATTGGGGCAAGCGGCGCATCGTGTGTCCTTCCGATCAAACGCAACCTATTCTGGTGGCCTTTCCGACAATCCGCTGGCCATTGCCGGGGAGAGCGCGAAGAGCGTCTCGCAGAGCTCGTTTTGGGAGAGCGAGATCCGCTCGATCCGCATCTCCTGCAAGAAGCGCTCCTCGTTGCGGGAGAGCTCTTCCGGGAGGCTCGCCCAATGGCGATCCGAGGAACGCTTGAGGATCTGCCGCGCATAGCTTCGCTCCGTCTGGCTCGAAAAGCGGCATCCAATGAAGAGGAAGCGGCTCCCCCGGCGCCGTTCCTGGACCACTGGCGGGATCGGCGTCTGGATATCGATCTCGGTGAGCACCTCCACCAGATCCGAGTCCGAGATGACGAAATTCGCCGCGGGGCTGACCGACCCGAAAGGCTTGTAGAGCACGGTCCCCCACCCGGCGGCCTCGCTGAGCGGGGCCTCGGTTCCGTCCGGACGATAGGCTCGGGTCCAGCTTCCGGGATGCTCGGCCTGGCTCACCCCTTGGATCTCTCCCCAATCCGACCGGGAGCCCAACGCCGCCCGAAGCGCGCCGTCATACCAGACATCGACGATCAGCGGGAGCTGGGGAAGGCTCGCCAACCGATCGTGGAGAGCGAGCTTCGGGCTTGGAACCGAAAAGGTCTCGAGCAGGAGCTTCCGCAGCGTCTTGCGATGCTTCTGGCTTTCAATGTATTGCGCGGCCGCCGAGAGGATCTTCCTCGCCCGGCTCGGGACGGCCACTCGGCGGGCGAGGCTTTCGGCAAGGCTCTCGCCCTCCG from Methylacidimicrobium sp. B4 includes these protein-coding regions:
- a CDS encoding SIR2 family protein; amino-acid sequence: MSDVLHEMVGCLEAGKLIPYLGPGIWPREGDSAAPFPTEGESLAESLARRVAVPSRARKILSAAAQYIESQKHRKTLRKLLLETFSVPSPKLALHDRLASLPQLPLIVDVWYDGALRAALGSRSDWGEIQGVSQAEHPGSWTRAYRPDGTEAPLSEAAGWGTVLYKPFGSVSPAANFVISDSDLVEVLTEIDIQTPIPPVVQERRRGSRFLFIGCRFSSQTERSYARQILKRSSDRHWASLPEELSRNEERFLQEMRIERISLSQNELCETLFALSPAMASGLSERPPE